CGTTTCTTGacatactgtctatggctgctttcttgCCACAATGGCAGAGCTGAATAGCTGCGGCAGGAACCTTATGGCCggcaaagctgaaaatacttactatctggccctttatagaaagagagagaaaaaaaacaaactgctgACTCCTGGCCTAAAGGATAAAGTCCAAACCCCATTTGATATGTAAGGTGCTTTCAGAGCACCCTATACAGCAGGGCTTTGAATAGATGAAATGAATCAAGTATCTTCCTCCAAGTTATCCCCAACTCTACCACCTCCCAGGGACTGATGCTGTACGAAGCAGCATTGTCAGGTCCCTTCTTAGGGCTACAGTAGGGATGAGATCTTATTCCTCTCTGTAATCTCCACAGTGCTGATCACAGCGCCCAGGTCATAATAGGGTCTCAGTAAAGTTTAACCCAATTAAATCTGAGTCATAAATAAAGCAAGCATAATATACTAAGGGACCCAGTTCATTCATCACAGAGACCTGTCGATGCTGTTTCTTTGATAATATGTCATTGACAGGAGGAGCCAGCTGGAAGTGAATTAACTAATTTGCTCTTAATTAATTAGTTACACAAACATTTACTCCATGCTAACTGTGAGACGATTTATATGCCACCGAAGCTGAGGCAAATGAGTAATGTGGGATTATATGCTTTCCTTTGACAAGAATTTACTTAACACTTGCTGCGTGTCAAGCTGGGGTAAGGACCAGGGGCTCAAGGGGACTGGGACCACTTTCAGCTCTCAAGGAGCTTGCAGGCTAGTTGAGAAGGCGAAATGTCATCAGATAAACACTGCGCCAGCAGACAAAGGCAATACAAACGTGGTTCACAAATGTGGAGGCAGCAGGGAAACGGGCAGGGTTTCTAGGAATGCCAATCTTGTGGGTTCCTGCCTGTATATTTACCTACAGTTTACTCTCCCAAGGTAAACTGGACGCACCCAGACCACTCGCACGGGAGCGCGATCTCCAGCCAGGTTCTATCTGCAGCGCTAATATTGCCTGTGCTGTTCACTTTGTATAGATTATCTCACGTAATCCTCACAACGCTCTGTGTGGTTTCATGAAGGTCAAGTCATTTGTTTCGGGTCAAGAGTGAGGAAGTGGAAGATTCTAGATGATGTCAGTCATAAGCTAAAGTAGCCTACGCACTCAAGCCTTCACTGCAtagagaagagaaatggaactCTATTCCAGAGAAAGTCTACAGGTTAAGACCTACAGAGACAGTACTAAATGTTGCTGTACTTACGAAGGGGACGCCAATTTCACGAGGAATGTCTGATGTGGATTAAAGGCATGGTTGGACCACAAATGGTTGGTTCTGTGTTCAGTAAATTAATAATCaagggaggagagaatgaagGGTTGCAATGACTCCCAGCCGATGCCTGTGAAAAAGCGGTTGTAACCACCTCTAGGCAGCAATTCTGGGCTCTGGCCAGGGTATTCATTAAGCCCTAACCACCAAGGCCCGGGGAACTCCCTGTCAATTCATGGCCAGCTGGGAGCCACAGAGGGTCCTTTCCCTCTATCCAGGTATCCTCCTCAGGACATGTCTGTGCAGAGGTCATGGTGGGCACTGGGGGCAGAAGGACTGAAATATAAAttcccagtttttaaaagtggaaatgtTTATACTTGTTAAGCTTCCTAGGTCATGTCCAGGACATAAGAGTTTCCACATTAGCCTAATTGTCCAAATTGCTACTTTCAACTTTTCCTGTTCTTTACCTTTACCAAATGTAGTGTGAAACCAGTTAAACACATGGAAAGTGCCCAATCTTGAATAAATTCCATGGTCAGACCAATGAGATACAAATTTCTCTCCCATTTCATTGgcaatgatgaaaaaataaacagaaactgaCCAAACAGTGGCAAAGAGGCTCTGgtaaaaaaaaagccttctcatGCACTGATGGTGGTTGCTCATTGGTAGAactttctggaaggaaaagaggTAATAgccacaaaaaagtaaaatgcacAGGTACTTTAATCCACTAGTTCTTCTTCCAGGAATTTATGCCGAGAAAATAATTAGACAAGTGCTCCAAGGTtcacatagcaaaaaaaaaaaaaaaaaaaaagttatttacagGATTATtaataatatcaaatatttagaaacaacctaaatatccacaaAAGGATATTATTTGAATAGATCGTGGTATAACTAGACAACAGAGTGCTGTTAGCCTACTTAAAACGATGGTGTGAAATTTGTATTTCATGAAAACCTTCTTTGCACTGTTCAGTAAAAAAAGGCTTCCTGTAAACCTGCACATGCGTTCAGTGTATGTGCTAAATGTCATGCTGCACAGCAAGGTGCCTAGAATAAACTTCACCAAAGTGCTGGCGCATCGTGGCTCCTTCTGGATGGTGAAATAATCGGGTCAtttgctttcttccccttttggTTTATCTACACTAGTTGAAtttttacaatgaacatataccatctttaaaaatagaaaatggtttctaaggatcaaaaaaaaaaaaaaaaaatcttgaaggcTCTATACGTTTCCCGGAGGAAAAGCGGGGCTAAAGCCAGAAGAATGGTTGAGTTTCATAAGGAACATGTGGCGGGACTTTGAAATCTGCCTGACAGCCCTGGACAAGGTGATCAGTCCTTCCCCAAGTTCTAGACAAGGAAGGAAATTCCAGTGGTCAGGAGCCTGTGGTCCAGGGTCAGCCCTTGGGTTCACTGggtgtgacttggggcaaattacttaaccttctGTGCCAAAGTTGTCTCGTTTACAAAACGCGTGACTGACAGCCCCTGCCTCTAAGACTGCCATGAAGATTAAGGTACAAGAGTAAGAGAACACCTGTCAAGATGCCTGGCACATGATCAGTGTTCACTAACATTAGCTCTGATGAAAACCAGCTTCAGACGAGCAGAGCCTTCATTCCAAGAATGAAGCACTAACTGAGCAGttgaagagagggagaaggtagAGGACAACTAGGCAAAGAAGTCCACGAAAGTAGACGTAAAACTATCTAGGCCCTGCAACACAAGGGTTAAAGGCATGGGCAGTGTGGTTTTAGGCGTTTGACTTAACCTCACAAGgcttaattcttcattctgcAAAATGGGGGTTATATACAGGAGGGCACTTTAAGGATTAAATGTCAAGTGTTAATGCAGGGCTTGGTAATAATAAGTTCTGAATACATATTTGCTACTATTACTAAAAGTACTTACTGTGGACTACGAGATTAGGTCGTGGGCGCCCTGTCACTGCAGGCTTACTTATTCCGTGAAAAGAGAGGACTTAGTCTTGGAAGGAGGGGATAGGCGACTGGATTCTTCTGGATTTAAAACATTCTGCAGCCACTGAAACgtgaaactgatttttgaagGGGAGCTATTTGGGATCGTTGTGCAGGGTGACCAGGGAACCGGTCATCAACAGGGCAGTTTCCCCAGAGTTACAGGATGATGCAGCCTTCAGAGGCCAGCCCTGCTTTTCAAACACAGGAGGCAAGTGTTCCCCTAGACTCTGCCCATTCTCTGTATCAAGTTttgttctaaggattaaatgCAATATTGGAAAAGCAATGGAGGATAGAGGTCAGAGCACAggtttggagccagactgcttaAGTCCAGACCCTGGCCCCTTCACGAGCTGTGCGTCCTTGGCCCTCAgcttcttcagctgtaaaatggggataataatagtatctccCGCTACAGGGTAGGGAGTGAATGAGCTGCAGCTTGGAAAGTGCTGAGAACAGCAGCCTGTGCATTAGTGAGTCCTCCGTAAATGAGAGTTGTTATGATTAATGCATGTAAAGCCCACAGTGTGGTAGaaataagtgttcaataaatggtaactgtTATTACTACATGGTACACTTTCTATGGAGGATTTTATGCACATTTATCTCCTGgagagcaatttaaaaaatgaagacattaggGGAGAATCTTGTCCTCGAGTAAATGTTTCAGTCCTAGCATAGAGAATCCATCATCCTGTTGCCTGGGCACCGTGACCTAGAACCCCCGTTCCCCAGGCTCTCCTTTGCTTCCGAAGGACCTGCCCTTCATTCACTGTCCGCTCTGTCATCAAATGCTCATCAAGCACTCGCAGTGAGCCAAAAGGAGGGCTGGAAACACCCAAGCAGTAAAAGTGTGTTTTCAGTTCCTGCCATCCTAGACTTAcaggctggtgggggggggggggttcacaCTAAAGAAATACACATGCAAATGATGATTTGGGGACAGCTGCCATCTGCGCTATGAAGGATGTGATGAGAAGGTATAATGGAGGGTCTTTATGTGATCTGGCACCAGAGGTGGACATGACGGAGGAGTCACTGAGAAGATTTTGGGGAAAAGTGACACTTAGCTGGGGCTTCACTGGATGAAAGGGAGTTGGCTGGGTGAtacctgggagggggagggagacatAATCCAGGAAGAGAGGCATTTGCTCCGAGGCCCTGCAGCCACAAGGCGGCTGACTCACTAAGGGAACTGACAGAAGGGCAGTGAGTTGACTTACCCCTACCATCCACTCAAAAGCGCTTAGCTGGGAGGTTGGAATTTGGAGAGAAACCCAGGTCCCCAGGACCTACGTTCTCAGTTGCCACTGTTGTCTCTTCCCTTTAGGCTCTCCTCTCGTACAGCAAAGACTGCCAGGTCCCAGGCCCTGACCCCTTCAGGCCAAGCGAACACAGTTTTTGGCTCAAATACTCTGAGGCTACAGATGTGGCTCACTTTTCCCACACGTGAACTTCAGCCAAGATGCCACGACAGGAACTCTGCCCTCTGAGTGCCCTCGGATGCCTCAGTCCTGTCCTGGTCACACCCCACCAGGTTTTGTGAGGCTTTTTTAAGGAAGATCAAGTTCCCTtactgaagaaaagggaaacagcaTGAAAGAAAACAATGGCCCCACAGGAGGAATTTGTGATTGACATAAACGGGGATGTTCCCTTAGGCGCGTCCTGTATCATCAAAGAAGCCAAGCCCCAGGTCGTTCATTTCTCCGCCTGTTTACATGCGATGGAAAGAAGATATGTTTAAGTTTCCTGTAGTCttacactggaaattgatgcTCCCGGAAAGGAAGCCGTATGTTCCAGACGTAGCAGGTTTCTTTTGGAATTCACACGTTGGGAGTCTGGCGCTATCCCCTAAATGGTACTTTCGTTGTCTTTTTGTTCAAGACAGCAAGCTTCTTCCAGAATCAGAACCACCTGCCAGCCTCCCTTGATAAACAGCCCACCAGCTCTCGTGGTAGATCAGATGTTTAATAATTAGCATAACTCAATGTTTATCTAACTGGCAATTATCGCTGCACTGGAATAACATTTTAACTGCAGGGGAAGCCTGACGGATCACCCCCAAGCAAAACCTATTGGCTGGGAATGGCCAACAGAGCTGCCCATTCTCAGAGGAGAGGACCACTCCATCCTGGCTGGCAGATCTCTGTGTCTGAGATGCCACCATCAGATGCTGCCCCAAAGACCTAAGGAAATGTGCCCAGGAGACGTGTGCGTTCCCAGTCCTTTCAACTGAGGCTCGATGGCCCAGCAAAGTACGAAAGTGAGGCCTGTGCTTCTGAAGCGTAACAGCTTAGAGTCGGTGGAGCTTGTGAAGCAGCCTCACCACCGCAGGAGCAAGTCTCAGCAGGTACGGTTTAAGGAAGATGGCACCAGTAAGACTCCACCTGGCCTCGCTGAGGCTGACGTCCAGACCTCCGAGGACCCAGCTGTAATGGGCAAGACTCAGGCCTCCCGGCACCATCACCTCCCCACCTACTCACTCTCTTTCCCGAGGTCCCAGAAGGCAGGGGGCTTTCGGAACATTGCCATCCAAACCTCCCCCAGTCTCAGGAAGCATTTCCCAGTTTTCAAGAGGAAGAGACTCACAGCCAGCAAGTCCCTGGTGGAAATGCCGACAGCTCCCCAAAGTGCAATCCAGGTCAACGGCAACCTCTCTGAACAGGACATTGTGTCCTCTGATCTTGCCTACTTAAGGCTGGCTCCGCATCTTGAGGATGGGCCTCGGAGGGTCAAGGTGTCCCACTCGTTTCTCCCCAGAATGTCCAAGGTGCAAAGCAATGGGCCTGTGAACATATGCTTGGAAGCAGGGACCTGGAGGGCCTCAGAGAAAGTAACAGCCGCCGTTCAGGTCCCAGACGATATTTATCACAGTCCCACCTGGGCAGACAGAGAGTCCACTTTCAGCCCAGACAGGTCTGCTGAGGTTAGCAACTCCACACCCGCTTTGGATGACACGTGTCCAGGGGATGGGAGAAGAGTGTGGCCATCAGATTCAGAAAGATCCCCTTCCTGCTTATTTGCCACCAGCGGTGCCAACCACATGCCTGGCACAGGGAAACTTAAACCCGAATTGCTTTTGCCCAAAGACAACCACGATGACAGAGACCCTGGCCCGTTGTCATCTCGGTCCCATCCACGGACTCACAGCTCCCCTCCACCAGGCTCCCacagccagccagcccagccaGGGGGAGCTTCAGACTGTTCTCCATCCAGTAACAATCACCTGGATCTGCAGCCACTCAAAACTACCAGTGAGTCAAAGTCTGCCCCTGTGTGTCAGGAGCAGACGGCGAAGAACCCCATCCAGTCTGACGACCAGGAGTTTCAAAACTGTCCAGGAAGTGGTCACCTCCCGTCCTCTCTTCCAAGGAGGGAGACCAAACATCAGAGCAACAGGGAGACCGGCGGGATTGATCAGATTCACCTGGCACAGGGTGAGCTCTGCGACCTCCAGGGCAGGCTGCAATCCGTGGAGGAATCTCTGCACTCGAACCAAGAGAAAATTAAAGTCCTTCTGAATGTAATTCAAGACTTGGAGAAAGCTCGCGCTCTCACAGAAGGGTaagaattattattctttttttatattaaaaactacgAGTGAAGTCCTTTGTCAGGATAGAGGCAGAGGGAGCTTAGGTTTCTGTTAGTAAAATGTCTCCAaaatgtgtgaggtgatatttcccAAAATCGCCAGCAATGGCCTCCCTTTGTTCTGACTGGGTTTCATTTCATTCTAGGCTTTGGTAGATTTCCATggtgatttgtttttgtttccaggAATCAACAGACTGGAGAAAGGGGGCAATGAAGCAGCAGAGTCGAAAATGACTTTTATTAAGATGTGGGTCCAGTTGATAAATGATGGGGATAAGTGACAGCATGCAGgtgctccccaccccgccccatccTGGTAGCAAGTTACTGCATTTGCACTGGGTTTCAGTTCTTTGTCACAGAGGATTTGAGGTGGCCGATAAGCTTACTGTTGCCCTTCCCCTCCACTGACCACTTCGAAGGCTTGAGCCCATCCATCGCGGACCAGCTAAGTAGGAACTGAAATGAGATCACAATTCTGCAAAGAGAAGTCACAAAATGCTTTCCTGGGTGGACTCAGCACCagtctggggaggggaaggcagtgaCTTGTTTAGGCGTGGAATGCTCTTCCCTTGAAACAGTGTTCTCTGAAGGCTGAGAAGGAGGAATGGGCAAAGCTAATCAACAaaagggtgagggagggaagacGTAATTAACTGGCATTTGCTGATGTGGATCAGAATCAACACTGCCTTACAAGAGAGAAGCCCTGCAGTGATACAGAGAGACATGCCCTCAACTAAAGGATCAGGAgttttcatcctcctcctctaCTCATTTGCAAGGtccttcagtttccccatctatcaTGTGAGGGTAAGATTAACTGGCTCATCCTACAGGCTTGTTGTGGGTATGAAGAAAACCTCAGATGTCAAAGTGCTTAAACATTTATAAAGCCCTCCAGAAATGTGAGGTTCTATTAATATGggtttcttgtttctttatttgttttggcCATGCAGCTTCAGACTTTGGTACCCATGAGAGGGGCAGCGCTGCGCTGCAGGGAATAAGCCGGTAGAATGCATGCATCCCATGGGACTTGTGCCCGTAGATTTATCGAGGAAATGCTCTGTCTTGCAGGCGCAACTTTTATCGAACTGGCCAAGATCTCAACAACTGCAGCACCTGCCAGAACACTGCGTGCATTATCTACAGGTACCTGGCCTCAACCGCGACCtgctctgtatagcacaggagcCTTGAGGGAGGGGGCGTGTGTGCACAGAACACTCTTGTAAACTCCCTTAGATGCAGGAACTCAAGAGAGGAGCAAAGACAGGAGGCTTCTGAATACCTGAGA
The genomic region above belongs to Camelus ferus isolate YT-003-E chromosome 22, BCGSAC_Cfer_1.0, whole genome shotgun sequence and contains:
- the INSYN2B gene encoding protein INSYN2B isoform X1; protein product: MAQQSTKVRPVLLKRNSLESVELVKQPHHRRSKSQQVRFKEDGTSKTPPGLAEADVQTSEDPAVMGKTQASRHHHLPTYSLSFPRSQKAGGFRNIAIQTSPSLRKHFPVFKRKRLTASKSLVEMPTAPQSAIQVNGNLSEQDIVSSDLAYLRLAPHLEDGPRRVKVSHSFLPRMSKVQSNGPVNICLEAGTWRASEKVTAAVQVPDDIYHSPTWADRESTFSPDRSAEVSNSTPALDDTCPGDGRRVWPSDSERSPSCLFATSGANHMPGTGKLKPELLLPKDNHDDRDPGPLSSRSHPRTHSSPPPGSHSQPAQPGGASDCSPSSNNHLDLQPLKTTSESKSAPVCQEQTAKNPIQSDDQEFQNCPGSGHLPSSLPRRETKHQSNRETGGIDQIHLAQGELCDLQGRLQSVEESLHSNQEKIKVLLNVIQDLEKARALTEGRNFYRTGQDLNNCSTCQNTACIIYSVEYDFRQQEGRFHEVLQSLEEAEPVEEASPPPKSPTEPPVPEKQDLRRKTKKVKKKCFWWI
- the INSYN2B gene encoding protein INSYN2B isoform X2; its protein translation is MAQQSTKVRPVLLKRNSLESVELVKQPHHRRSKSQQVRFKEDGTSKTPPGLAEADVQTSEDPAVMGKTQASRHHHLPTYSLSFPRSQKAGGFRNIAIQTSPSLRKHFPVFKRKRLTASKSLVEMPTAPQSAIQVNGNLSEQDIVSSDLAYLRLAPHLEDGPRRVKVSHSFLPRMSKVQSNGPVNICLEAGTWRASEKVTAAVQVPDDIYHSPTWADRESTFSPDRSAEVSNSTPALDDTCPGDGRRVWPSDSERSPSCLFATSGANHMPGTGKLKPELLLPKDNHDDRDPGPLSSRSHPRTHSSPPPGSHSQPAQPGGASDCSPSSNNHLDLQPLKTTSESKSAPVCQEQTAKNPIQSDDQEFQNCPGSGHLPSSLPRRETKHQSNRETGGIDQIHLAQGELCDLQGRLQSVEESLHSNQEKIKVLLNVIQDLEKARALTEGVEYDFRQQEGRFHEVLQSLEEAEPVEEASPPPKSPTEPPVPEKQDLRRKTKKVKKKCFWWI